A section of the Bombus huntii isolate Logan2020A chromosome 5, iyBomHunt1.1, whole genome shotgun sequence genome encodes:
- the LOC126865784 gene encoding cylicin-1-like produces the protein MDTDAQDKWDEKNQWAMNYIYSSITNEQLEFVGDQDTALKIMRKFDEMYMKKSTAVQICIRSRLDMMRLKDFEESNSFFTEFEKTINELKSAGANVSEREKLDYMLKALPESLNYIGDLIDSVKESDQTCEFLKNKIIMWETRSKKESDRTKSNVFTAEKKDIKCYGCGKYGHMARNCTNTCRGGNNGGNNGGAQRQGNPEPKVLEVEPNREARKSVNVTINVGRNERNVEITEPVKKAKLDRTKFKPVPETYSPTRLSAKERLGEKVDENKERKISPIKSFLDRREMKSENQSRSRSPRSTRDKRISSLLDRRVDSSLTIPGSERKVFLDDRKRDNKDRGDRSKEGNDFRSVRHDIRSERDPRIDSRGDFRSTRNDSKGERIDKDREKDRDKERRGRTPSCTFKRNDIPKIGLLKSREEEDDRRRDKKRKEKKHKKDKEKNLEKKQKHKENIGLKDKPESNETKINYENPEPPATESIKKQRKNPRLVSDRKRSMLDEASFEPDYSASDSESDGEDGKVVSLPTKKLKLDEPDIEKEMDIKSLKKRSKSTSSEDSSSTSDSSTTDSDSSDESHKKKKKKHKKHKKKKSMKKDSSSDSDSYSDSSETSTDEEKHKKKSKKSKSRNKQAKKKKKSKHKKLRRCVEICVIFCAGLS, from the exons ATGGACACGGATGCGCAAGATAAGTGGGATGAAAAGAATCAATGGGCGATGAACTACATCTATAGTAGTATAACGAATGAGCAATTAGAATTTGTTGGTGATCAAGACActgctttaaaaataatgcGGAAATTTGATGAGATGTATATGAAGAAATCAACAGCAGTGCAAATTTGTATAAGAAGTAGACTAGACATGATGAGGTTGAAAGACTTTGAAGaatcaaattcatttttcacggAATTTGAAAAAACGATCAATGAATTAAAGAGTGCTGGTGCAAATGTAAGCGAGCGTGAAAAACTCGACTACATGCTGAAAGCACTACCAGAATCATTGAACTATATTGGGGACTTAATCGACTCAGTGAAAGAAAGTGATCAAACAtgtgaatttttgaaaaataaaattataatgtggGAAACGCGTAGCAAGAAAGAAAGTGATAGAACaaagtcaaatgtatttacagCCGAAAAAAAGGACATAAAGTGCTATGGCTGTGGAAAGTACGGCCACATGGCAAGAAATTGCACAAACACGTGCAGAGGTGGAAACAATGGCGGAAACAACGGAGGAGCGCAACGGCAAGGA AATCCAGAGCCTAAAGTACTTGAAGTTGAACCTAATAGAGAAGCAAGGAAGAGCGTGAACGTTACTATAAATgtaggaagaaacgaaagaaatgttGAAATAACGGAACCAGTGAAGAAAGCTAAATTAGACCGGACAAAATTCAAACCAGTTCCAGAAACTTATTCACCTACAAGACTTTCCGCCAAAGAAAGATTAGGTGAAAAAGtagatgaaaataaagaaagaaaaattagtcCCATAAAAAGCTTTTTAGATAGACGTGAGATGAAAAGTGAAAATCAATCCAGAAGTAGATCTCCTAGAAGTACAAGAGATAAACGAATATCTTCACTATTAGATAGACGCGTTGATTCATCATTAACTATACCAGGAAGTGAACGTAAGGTATTCCTCGATGACAGAAAACGAGATAATAAAGATCGAGGTGATCGTTCAAAAGAAGGAAACGATTTCAGAAGTGTACGACACGATATAAGATCAGAAAGAGATCCAAGAATTGATTCGAGGGGAGATTTCAGATCGACTCGTAACGATTCTAAAGGGGAAAGGATAGATAAGGATAGAGAAaaagatagagataaagaaagaagaggaagaacgCCATCTTGCACGTTTAAAAGAAATGATATCCCAAAGATAGGCCTTTTAAAGAGTAGAGAGGAAGAAGATGATAGGCGTAGAGACAAGAaacggaaagaaaagaaacataagaaagataaagaaaaaaactTAGAGAAGAAACAGAAgcataaagaaaatattggtTTAAAAGATAAACCTGAAAGCAATgaaactaaaataaattatgaaaatcCTGAACCTCCAGCTACAGAATCTATAAAGAAGCAAAGAAAGAATCCAAGACTTGTGTCCGATCGTAAACGTAGTATGCTCGATGAAGCTAGTTTTGAACCTGACTATAGTGCTTCAGACTCAGAATCAGATGGTGAAGATGGTAAAGTGGTTTCATTACCTACCAAAAAACTCAAACTCGATGAGCCAGATATAGAAAAGGAAATGGATATAAAATCACTTAAAAAGCGATCAAAATCTACAAGTAGCGAAGATTCATCCAGTACCTCAGATAGTTCTACTACTGATTCAGATAGTTCAGATGAATcgcataaaaagaagaagaagaagcataaaaaacataagaagaagaaatctATGAAAAAAGATAGTAGTTCTGATTCAGATTCTTATTCAGATTCATCTGAAACAAGTACAGATGAAGAAAAGcataaaaagaaatcaaaaaAATCAAAGAGTAGGAACAAACAagcaaaaaagaagaagaaatcaaAGCACAAAAAATTAAGGAGGTGtgttgagatatgtgtaattttctgtgctggactgaGTTAA